The following DNA comes from Notolabrus celidotus isolate fNotCel1 unplaced genomic scaffold, fNotCel1.pri scaffold_171_arrow_ctg1, whole genome shotgun sequence.
tctgttttctctctgaccacgccccctcaggaagtgggtgtggcctcggctgtccagcacgttgatctaatgtttacatgttggctgaatatacacggctgctcacagacccgcgttacttcaaccctctgaatctgatcctgaatctgatcctgacggagaggcgcctgcagcaggacctttctgaacgattggtcacagatttagtgtttcttgttgttttatttgtcagcatgtcgacgtgtgtcttggtacacagctaccaacatgtagctatgtggctatgctaactagcgctagcacttttccatgaaaactaaaaatcatccactagatcttcaaatctgcagacgtggggagtcaaagcgacctttgtgtttattaagacagcctacaactagcatgcctccctcctaagctccttgttagcacacgtgtgcagggaatgaaaaacggaggaggggttgagttgtattttatacagtctatgggctgaacaagctcagagctctgacttcctgttacagaccggatggcgttgtgacgtatgaaaaacactgaaaactgaaacggctggtttcagcacacatttacagaaaggtggagaaatcagaacaggggcagaatggatttttttcattctcggggggtttgtagacagggacacatatttcaggtaaagaactattaaaaagtcaattttgcatgatatgtcacctttaaaataataatctcactttgaaagtatccagaTTTATtgctttttcaaatttcaagtgtctcttattttgaaatgacacatcagatcgaGCTGAGATTGACAGGATTACATCATGAGGTTTTCCACTAtcaatctgaactgaaattagtcagtggaaactgggatttctttgaaaatatctaaaatcctcatttattcagaaaatctaaaatctgtgtttctgtgctaTCACCGTAATGTTTGTTCTAAATGCACACAACAGaatacagtggaggctggctcGACCACAGTCTGATTTGGCACCTTTTACTGGCACTCCCTCTccaccagcctcctcctctctctcctcattctgttttttaatagaATCAGCTATAGACTGCTTCATTAATCATTTGTGGAAACAGTTAAACGCTTGTTGTGaagctctgtctgtctctggtgTGTGATGCAGGAGAGGCTGACTAAAGCCAGTGAAACAGAGGGCGACTTTCAACCACACTGTCTAATATACAGTGCCTGTGTTAGAGGGAGCATTAATGCACTCTCATGAACGCCACCAGATGAAATTCTTCCTCGCACACGCTGAAAAAAAGGTTGCAGTCTCGAGCTCTGTATATCCTCTGGGAGCAGTGTAGCCAGCTGTTAGCGATAGCAGTAATACTTCCTCCTCCGTGTTGCTCAGTGTGAAACACGGCCTGAAGACCCTTTGAGTGTCTTTATCTGAGGTCCTCTCAGTTAAACATTTAACAATCAAGAAACACTacaacatcaaaacagcatttaagcATCACTTCCTGCGGGAAGAAGGGAAAATGGCCGCCATTTGAATATGGAGAATACTAAACTGATCAAAGTTCTTATTGTAATCCTTTCTAAATAACACAGACTTAGTTTTGAACATAATGAAGCTCTGGTTATTAGGACTCAGCGTTGGCGTACTCTCGACTCTCAGCTTGGTCCCCATCTTGTCCTCAAAGCTGAGATGTTCCCGTCCCAGGATCTCCACTCGGCAGTAGTAGCGCCCGCTGTCCTGCAGGGTGGCGCTGTTGATCCGCAGTGACAGGTCATGCTCCCTTGGGTTCCCCTCCAGTCGGTAGCGCTGGTCCTGCTGGGGCCCTGGTTCACAGGCGGTGGTCCCTGAGTTGCTGGTGCAGCGGTACAGGACGGTGGCGCTCTGACCGTGGCCCAGACGCCACAGCACCTGCAGCGAGGAATGCTGGGAGTGCTGGGGATGGCTGAAAGTGCAGGGCAGCACCACAGGGTACCCCTCGATGGCTCGCACCTCCGACTGCACGTTCATGGACCAGCCGTCGTCCCCAGAACCAAAGGCTGCTGGGAGGAAACCACCAATGTTTGAAGCCTcttaaattaaactttaaactctAAAATTAACACTCATACAGTTTAAAGCCTCAGTACCCCTCTAGACCTCTaccccaacatgcaggcctgctcatcgtacctgaagtctctaaaagtagtatgggaggtagagccttcagttatcaggcccctctcctttggaatcatctaccagtcagggtccgggaggcagacaccctctctacttttaagagtaggcttcaaactttcctttttgataaagcttatagttagagctggatcaggcttggaccaggtcttagctCTTAAtccttagactgctatagactcagactgctataggctcagactgctataggctcagactgcaatagactcagactgctatagactcagactgctatagactcagactgctataggctcagactgctataggctcagactgttataggctcagactgctatagactcagactgcaataggctcagactgctataggctcagactgctataggctcagactgctataagctcagactgctataggctcagactgctatagactcagactgctataggctcagactgttataggctcagactgctataggctcagactgctataagctcagactgctataggctcagactgctatagactcagactgctatagactcagactgctataggctcagactgctataggctcagactgctatagactcagactgctatagactcagactgctataggctcagactgctataggctcagactgcaataggctcagactgctataggctcagactgctataggctcagactgctatagactcagactgctatagactcagactgctataggctcagactgctatagactcagactgcaataagctcagactgctataggctcagactgctataggctcagactgctataggctcagactgctataggctcagactgctatagactcagactgctataggctcagactgcaataagctcagactgctataggctcagactgctataggctcagactgctataggctcagactgttataggctcagactgttataggctcagactgctataggctcagactgctatagactcagactgttatagactcagactgttataggctcagactgctataggctcagactgctagaggctcagactgctatagactcagactgctatagactcagactgttataggctcagactgttataggctcagactgctataggctcagactgctataggctcagactgctataggctcagactgctatagactcagactgctatagactcagactgctatagactcagactgctatagactcagactgctataagtCTTCCGGTCCCGTTAAAGTTAAACTGAGTCACCTTCAGCTCAGCAGACCGAACATTCAAACAAGACAGAATTAACAATACAATAGTacatttagtgtgtgtgtttgtgtgtgtgtgtgtgtgtgtgtgtgtgtgtgtgtgtgtgtgtgtgtgtgtgtgtgtgtgtgtgtttgctcaccTTCTGTAACAGGTAACAACAGACTCAAAGCGCTGCAGACCAACCAGACATCCATGTTGAAACTGCTaaaggagcagtgtgtgtgtgagtgtgtgtgtgagtgtgagtacaagtgtgtgtgtgagtgtgtgtgtgagtttgtgtcatTCTTGTGACTCAGTACATCCGAAACACTACTCTGTTATTCCATTCTATATCTTGCACTTCCTTGATTTCTTGTTTGTCAcccactacagggacattactaacatggtaccaaacttcccaacatgaaccccagaagagaaacggtcagttctcctgggggaagggtcagcagctcctctggctgctaaatatgtgtctgcctgtcacagcctgagggacgcaccatcccatggggttTGATTTCAGGTGGAGGTTtcgtataggtgacaccatcgttcattaatgcgtataacatatgtaatatatatataatatgttatgaatatatatggaatgtgtgtgtgtgtgtgtgtgtgtgtgtgtgtgtgtgtgtgtgtgtgtgtgtgtatgtgtatgtatgtgtgtgtgtgtgtgtgtgtgtgtgtgtgtccctccatccctccagcTCCTGACAGTGAATCCTGAGCATCGTTTCTCCAGCCTGTCTGACATGCAGACTTCTCCCTACCTCGCTGACGTCAACTGGGACGCTGTGTTTGAGAAGAAGATGGAGGCCGGATTTGTTCCTAATGTTAGTATGACAACATCAGGTTTCAGCACATACATGATACACTTAAAAGCACATGCAGGCCCTCCTTGTGTTTGCTGATCGTAATGAGCATGTGTAGCAACTAAATAATGCAAAGGACACTGTATGCAGCCTCCTCAtgtagtgtgtgtctgtgggcaCATTAACTTACGGAAGCCTTCATTGCTGTGTGACTGCATTCATGTGTTGCACTTTGCATTTGTGCACTCAGTGGCTGTGTGTACTACGGCTAATTTATGATCCTGTATCCTGAGTGTTTGCATTTCTCATTATCTAGTGTGCATCTCCCTCCCACAGAAAGGTCGACTACACTGCGACCCCACCTTTGAGCTGGAGGAGATGATCCTGGAGTCACGCCCCcttcacaagaagaagaagaggctggCTAAGAACCGGTCCAGAGACAACAGCAAGGATTCACAGTCTGTAAGTGACGCCAGTTTGTCATACTGCTGTATTTGTTTAGTTGTTTTATTGGCAACTCTAAAAATGAAACTCACAATTAAAACA
Coding sequences within:
- the si:dkey-11p23.7 gene encoding V-set and Ig domain-containing protein; the encoded protein is MDVWLVCSALSLLLPVTEAFGSGDDGWSMNVQSEVRAIEGYPVVLPCTFSHPQHSQHSSLQVLWRLGHGQSATVLYRCTSNSGTTACEPGPQQDQRYRLEGNPREHDLSLRINSATLQDSGRYYCRVEILGREHLSFEDKMGTKLRVETPPKILALSVEGTEQSGFRAVCRVQGSPLPDVQWLGPDHLLEGSLVGPLAQDSQPHYYHTVSQLRDVEPGQQYTCSASNPLGREQATLYVLPPRPSLTVGRASPPLLLLLSLSLGAKILLLVGMGVWMAQGRALQGVRCWWK
- the LOC117808868 gene encoding serine/threonine-protein kinase 32C — translated: MQTSPYLADVNWDAVFEKKMEAGFVPNKGRLHCDPTFELEEMILESRPLHKKKKRLAKNRSRDNSKDSQSENDYLQECLEVVQQEFMIFNRER